The Vibrio agarivorans genome window below encodes:
- a CDS encoding Dam family site-specific DNA-(adenine-N6)-methyltransferase, whose amino-acid sequence MKKQRAFLKWAGGKYGLVEDIQRHLPDARKLVEPFVGAGSVFLNTDFDQYLLADINPDLINLYNLLKTDPELYISESKRWFTPENNRKEAYLDIRAQFNQTDDVMYRSLAFLYMNRFGFNGLCRYNKKGGFNVPFGSYKKPYFPEKELEFFAEKAKKAMFVCEGYVETFKRARKGCVVYCDPPYAPLSNTANFTSYAGNGFSLDDQAALADISEKTALERDIPVLISNHDTTLTRRLYHGAELNVVKVKRTISRNGAGRNKVDELLALYKATNETPSN is encoded by the coding sequence ATGAAAAAGCAGCGCGCCTTTTTAAAATGGGCTGGTGGAAAATATGGTCTGGTTGAAGATATTCAACGTCACTTGCCAGATGCGCGCAAGCTAGTCGAGCCGTTTGTTGGTGCCGGCTCTGTATTTTTGAATACCGACTTTGACCAATACCTGTTGGCTGACATTAACCCCGATCTTATCAATCTGTATAACCTGCTTAAAACGGATCCAGAGCTTTATATCTCAGAGTCAAAGCGTTGGTTTACCCCAGAGAACAATCGCAAAGAAGCTTACTTAGATATTCGCGCTCAGTTTAATCAAACTGATGATGTGATGTACCGCTCGCTTGCTTTCTTGTATATGAACCGCTTCGGCTTTAATGGCCTGTGCCGTTACAACAAGAAGGGGGGCTTCAACGTTCCATTTGGTTCTTATAAAAAGCCGTATTTCCCTGAGAAAGAGCTGGAGTTTTTTGCCGAGAAAGCGAAGAAAGCGATGTTTGTTTGCGAGGGATATGTAGAGACATTCAAACGCGCTCGCAAAGGCTGTGTTGTGTATTGCGACCCGCCGTATGCACCACTTTCTAATACTGCCAATTTTACCTCTTATGCCGGTAATGGGTTCTCGTTAGATGATCAAGCGGCATTAGCGGATATCTCGGAAAAGACAGCACTAGAGCGAGACATCCCTGTACTGATTTCAAATCACGATACAACGTTAACGCGCCGTCTTTATCACGGTGCAGAGCTGAACGTAGTGAAGGTGAAGCGCACTATCAGTCGTAATGGCGCCGGTCGCAACAAAGTCGATGAGCTTCTAGCGCTGTATAAAGCGACAAACGAAACCCCGTCGAATTAA
- the rpe gene encoding ribulose-phosphate 3-epimerase — protein MKDFLIAPSILSADFARLGEDVEKVLAAGADVVHFDVMDNHYVPNLTFGAPVCKALRDYGITAPIDVHLMVKPVDRIIPDFAKAGASMITFHIEASEHVDRTLQLIKEHGCKAGVVLNPATPLSHLEYIMDKVDMILLMSVNPGFGGQSFIPNTLDKLRAVRKMIDESGRDIRLEIDGGVKVDNIKEIAEAGADMFVAGSAIFSQPDYKQVIDEMRAELAQVK, from the coding sequence ATGAAAGACTTCCTAATTGCTCCATCTATCCTATCCGCTGATTTTGCTCGCCTTGGCGAAGATGTAGAGAAAGTACTTGCTGCAGGCGCAGATGTTGTTCACTTTGACGTGATGGACAACCACTATGTACCTAACCTGACATTCGGTGCACCTGTGTGTAAAGCGTTGCGAGATTACGGCATTACAGCGCCAATCGACGTACACCTGATGGTGAAGCCAGTTGATCGTATTATTCCTGACTTTGCTAAAGCTGGCGCTTCAATGATTACTTTCCATATTGAAGCCTCTGAGCACGTTGACCGCACGCTGCAACTGATCAAAGAGCATGGCTGTAAAGCTGGTGTCGTGTTGAACCCAGCTACACCGCTGAGCCACCTTGAGTACATTATGGACAAGGTGGATATGATTTTGTTGATGTCAGTTAACCCAGGTTTTGGTGGCCAGTCATTTATTCCAAATACGTTAGATAAACTGCGCGCAGTGCGTAAGATGATTGATGAGTCAGGACGCGATATTCGCCTAGAAATCGATGGCGGCGTGAAAGTCGACAACATCAAAGAGATCGCAGAAGCGGGTGCAGATATGTTTGTCGCAGGCTCTGCTATCTTTAGCCAGCCTGATTACAAGCAGGTTATTGATGAGATGCGTGCGGAGTTGGCGCAGGTTAAATAA